The genomic region CTGGACCCTGGAACTGAAAAAGCTGGAAAGCATTTGTTGGGGGATTCAATTTGACTTTAGAGGTGTGTTCTGGTTGGTAGCTACTCTGGCCAGATAGTGAGTACGAACCCTGTGAATCAGGAGTATTCCCTGAGGGGTAATAGCTACTTGCAGAATTGTCTGTAGAGTCAGGGGACAGCAGTGCAGATTGCAATGACTGTGGAAGCAGTTGTAGGAAATCACGAAACTGGACGGCCTCTTCAGGAGAGAGGTTGAACCCGGAGCTGACTGCAGGTGCAGAGAGTGACTGCGAGAACAGCGGGATGAGCTGGGCAATGTTCTCTGAGGGGCTCGCTGTAGATTCCACTGGCAGGTAGTATTCTGGTATCGATGCCTTGCTTGTAGAGACGTCTAACGGCGCCTCTGTCACTGTCTCTGCAGAAGGGTCAGTCACTTTCTGTCCGGATCCTACAGGGGAGCTGGTCTCTTGGGCACCACCACCACTCACTCCGGAAGGCGACTGTTGCCTTGGGCCTGTCCGGAACCTCGTCAGCAGTGCCTCCAGTGGATTTCTCCCGGCAGTGTCATTCTTGCTGGACTGGGTAGCAGATTTCGCgtgtgctgcaatcttcttgtgGAGGAAGCGCCTACTGACATGTGAGGATGGCCTGGTGAAACCACCTTTACCATCATTCCCCCGTTCTGCCTCCTCACTGGTATGGCAGTTGCCTCTTCTCCCGAACCTACTGCGGCCCTCACAATCACTTTCCACCTCTAaatctgtctctggttcttctgtaaTGTTCAGTACGAATGGCTCCTTGCCATCCCTTGTAGCTGGAAGCTGTGTTACGAAATCGTTCCTCTCGAATCCCCTAGGCCTGCGATCTCCTTCTCTACCTGGTGAAAATACTGTTACGGCAGGAACAACGGTTGATGATACTATCTCGTATGTAGCCTCAGGTATAGTGTCAGACCAGACATGACCACGAGTTGGGTGCTTCCTGTTTGATCTGCTAAGACCCAACTTAGATACCCGTGagtcttctcttcctttttctgggCCCCTTGTTGTGACGTGTCCTTCTTTTTCTTCTGGCCCCTCTTGAGCCAGTATCAGTGGGAGATACTTGTCCAGGAAATCCCTGACCTCACGGTCTTCATTGTTATCCGTAAAGCCAGTATTGCTACTTAATGTGGGAAGTCCTTCCCCAAGAATGCCAGTACGGTAAGGAGTGTCAGTGACAGCCGACTCTTCTGATGAATAGTCACCTATGTCACGTGGTGCACTCTCAAGCTTTGGACGTGAAACTACAATTCCTCTCTCAGGGGCTCTTGGTGTGGTTGCAGCGTTGTTGCGGAAACTGATCCTCACGTGAGAGCTCTGACCAGTTTTCTTGTTGTAGAGGTTAGTGTTTAATACCGGTTTCTCATCTCCTGGCACACCAGCTTCCTGCTGCGTCATATAGTAAGAGTCAGAGCTTACCCTTTCTTCGTTACGTCTTGTGTGTTCCACCTTTTCAGAAAATTTGGAATTCTTCGAACGAACGTCTGAGCGCCCCTGCTCGTCTAAGTAGAGTGACCTTGGATCACTATTGCTGCCTTGACGTCTGGCTTGTAGCTTTGAGGCGATGGAGCTATATTTACGTCGGCCGGACACTTCGACATGCTCCACTTTTGCCTTCGTTTTATCAGCATCCGCATCATGAGTAGTGTCGCCATCGACTGAAACAGCTTCAGAGAGTGCAGCATTTTCAGGTACGCTAGTACTCTTCACTGTCACCTCCTTTGTAGAATGATCGACAGCCGTGTTGGACTTTTTAATGTCTTTGCGAGTGTTTCCTCGTTTCCTGCTCGATGCTACAAATAGCCAGCGGGGTCTGTCCCCAGACGTCACAGGCGGCTGTGATTCTCCAGTTAGTAAGCCATCCTCAGAGTCCACACCTGATGCCCTGTTGAATTTGGACTGGGATGTGACTTCTGCTTTAGCTTCTACTCCGAAAGCTAGTTGATCAGATGTTCCGTGCCTCCTTTGGAGAGCTGGCGTCCTTCGTCGGTTGCCTGGTAATTTCTTCCTAGTGCCATCTCTAGTAACACTGGAATTTGTAGTGTGCTGCTGGCTTGCAGAGGCTTGTAGCTGTGGACTCCTACTTTcctcacttgtactgtttgtagcaAACTTTCTGTTTCGCTCCACTCGGGGCGTGCTTCTGGGTTCTGCACTCGTACTCTCTCCAATGCTCTGGCTTGCAGAACGCTGCACTAACAATGCACTGAGTCGTGTGTTCAATTTGGGACGTGCTTTGGAAGCTGCACTTTCGGTCGTGGAGTCGGTTTCCTTATCATTGGTATCTTGTATGGGATAGGGGCTGCCAGACTGTTTAGTACCGAAATGATTCTGGgccaaactacttctgttcttagcTCCTTCTAAATTGGCTTCCGTTTCTCCTGCTGCAGAACTGGATCCACCAGTTTTCACGAGCGTCTCATTCCTCTTCACATTATCTATGATTCTTGTCCTGAGCCTTGCAGCTATTGAGCGTTGGGGGAAACGTGGAGCAAACCGGCAGTCGCGAGGTAGTTTCTTTTGTTCTACTATGGAACCATTTGATGTGGAAGCGATTAGAGAAGCATCACAGCCATTCTCGCGCCGAGACGATTTTATCAGACTAGAGAGTGGATGAGTACCCGATTTATTCCTTACACTTTGAGGAAGTAGTGTAGTCTTCGACCCGTCAGTGCTGTGTGGAATGGGGTTGTTTTCGTTTTCGCCGAGCTGTTCTTCCATTTGAAGGGAGTCAGTCGAATAACTGTCTTCGTGAACTGCCTCCTGTGTATGTGGCGTCAACCTGGCAGCTGCCTTAGTGTCACGGCCCAATGGTGAAGACGATTGTACAGTCGAGTGCAACCCGTCAAGGGGTACCGTTACTGTTGCAGTGTCCAGTAGCAAATTCGGTGTTACTGAGCTGCCGTGATAAAACTCGTGAGAACTGGTTGACAGATGTTGAGCATTCAGTGATACCTGATAAGGGCTGCTTGACGGCTGTTGACTGCTGGGAGTGAGGTGATAAGTGCTTGGTGAGCCCTGGTATCGAACAGTGGACGACTGTATTTCAACTGCGTCTCCTGTTGATCGACTCGTAGCTGATGCCAGAGAATCTGGCTCCCTGTGAGTGGGCGCCTCTGTGCTCCGTCGTAGGTTGGCTGTGAAGAAGCTGTGGAGAAGCTGGACGAGGCTGAGGCTGTTTCCAGTCGTCACTGTTTCCCTCGGCTGGATATCGTGCTCGTGGTCGCGCTCAGAACGGCGAACTCTCGAAACTGTTGCGTGGCTCTCTGCTGACCCAGGAGGGGCAGGATTTGCAGTGGCAGATCTCTGGGCCCTGTACTGCCGAGTGTGGTAGTGAAATCTCGGCTGTGTCTTTGGGACTGTCTTTGGTTGATACTTGCTCAGTGGTTTACTCGTTTGATGAGTAACGATAGGAGGGTGCCGGGTAGAGCTGATAATTCTGGAAGAGTCAAGGCGTGCGTCAGCCACGTTGTAAGTGGGGAGAGAATCTTCTGCCTTTGGTTGATACTGGGCAGGTTGTCTGTTTGCACCCTGAGTACCAGTGAGctggtgtggtttattgttaatgAATCCAGGAGGTTCCAGGTGTTCAGCAACTTCACTCTTTGTGAGATGAGCTTCTTCTGCGTTTAGTTGATACTTGGCTGCTGGTCTGTTGATATCCTGAACAACAATGTTACGGTGTTGACCATTACCCGTGAATGCAGGAGGACTGAAAGTTGCATCTGTTCCACTGTATGTGCGCTTAATCTCTTCTGCTTTTGGCTGATACTTTATTGGTGGATTGTTGATACCCTGAGCACCACTGGGATGGTGTGGTCCGCTATTGACGAATCCAGGAGGTTCGAAGAGTGCATCAAAGCGTCTTTTTGTGGGACGGACCTCTGCTGTCTTTGGTTGATATTTGGTTGGGGGTCCGCTAGTACTGCGAATTGCAGTAGGAGGAGGAGGTGTACTGTTGATTGTTTCAGAACTTTTGAAACGTGTGTCACTAACGCTGTATGCGAAACGAGTCTGTTGCGGCCTCAGTTGATATTTGCTCAGTGGCCTACTGCCATGATGAGGAGTAATGGAATCCTGTGGTGGATTGCTGACAAATACAGGAGGGTCCAGGCCTGCATCATTCACACTGTATCTAGGGCGAGCCTCGTCCGTTTTCGGCCGATACTTGGTTGGTGGCCTGTTGGCACTGTGAGGGGAAGCAGGAGGACGTGGCGTGCTACTGACAACTCGTGTGGTGTCGCGGTTGGTATTAGAAATGCTATGTGCAGAATGAGCCTCTTCTGTGTATGACTGCTGTCTGCTTGCATGGTGAACAGCAGCAGGCGGGCGTGGTGTTATGCTGACAAATTCGGCAGTTTCGAGTGGTGCATTAGCAATGCCGAACGCAAGTCGAGCCTCTGGTGACTTTGGTTGGTGCTCGGTTGGTGGCTGGTCGGTGCGATCAGCAAAGGAAGGATGTGCTGTTCTGCTGATGAATCCAGCGGTGTCGACGATTGCACCAGCAACGCCAAACACTGGACTAGCCTCTTCTGGTGCTTTGGGTGGCGATGCTAAGTCCTTCCGATAGACCTGTGACAGGAAAAAAAAACATGATGGAAGTCTGGAAAGAACAGAAGTTGACACGTGGTCCCTACCTGGCTTTAACGCAATATTAGAGCGAGTAGGCCTATTGCATAGCTCGACAGTCGACAGCATTACTACAGCTGGAAGACTAGAAGCCTAGTCTAATCAGCTTGAAGAACTCGAAGCCAACAACGACACATTTATTTTAATGGTCTGGTTAGAGGAGATGAAACATGGATGTGTGCTCAGACCTAAGTCTGTACTCCAGCAGTCATTTTATGATATGCGTTGTAACGTACCTCAGGTTTTACTACAACTGACTGTATGTATGGAGGGTACTTCGTTATGTGATGTAACTGTCCAATTTTGCTTCATAAAAAATTAACAGCTAGCTGTTAGTACATGACAGCCATTTATGTATCTAGGTGGGCGTGGACCTGTAAAACTGATGAGGTTATGCCAAAGTACAGTTTCAGTTGTAGttgtatacaatgaggtgacaaaaatcatgggacagcgACATGCATGTAtatagatggcgatagtatcgcgaacacaaggttTAAGattaggttgggttgttttggggaaggagaccagacagtgaggtcatcggtctcatcggattagagaaggatggggaaggaagtcggccgtgccgtttcagaggaaccattccggcacttACCTGGAGTGacctagggaaatcacagaaaacctaagtcaggatggccggacgcgggattgaaccgtcgtcctcccgaatgcgagtccagtgtctaaccactgtgccacctccctcGGTAATGTTTAAGAGGACAGAGCATTGACGAGCTGCCATTTGTATCATGTGAGTCATGTGAAAcagtttccgacgtgatcatggctCCACAACGGCAATTAAAAGACTTTAGACTCAGGATGGTCgttggagttagatgcatgggccatttcatttcagaaatcggtAGGCTATTCaacattctgagatccacagagtcaacagAGGGCAgcgaataccaaatatcaggcattaccgctcaccactgacaacacagtggccgacggctttcacttaacgaccgataccagcggcgtctgcgtagagttctcactgctaacagacaagcaacactgcgcgaaataaccgcaatGTGGGACGTTCGGCGGACGTGTCTGTTAcaacagtgtagcgaaatttagcATTAACGGGctgtggcaccagacgaccgacgcgagtgcttttgctaatacACTgcttgctggccattaaaattgctacaccaagaagatgatgtgttacagaagcgaaatttaaccgacaggaagaagatgctgtgatatgcaaatgattagcttttcacagcattcacacaaagttggcgccggtagcaacacctacaacgtgctgacacgaggaaagtttccaacccatttctcatacacaaacagcagttgaccggcgttgcccggtgaaacgttgttgtgatacttcgcgtaaggaggagaaatgcgtaccatcacttcccgactttgataaaggtcggattgtagcctatcgcgattgcggtttatcgtatcgcgccattgctgctcgcgttggtcgagatccaatgactgttagcagaatatggaatcggtgggttcaggagggtaatacggaacgccgtgctggattccaacggcctcgtatcactagcagccgagatgacaggcatcttatccgcatggctgttacggatcgtgcagccacgtctcgatccttgagtcaacacatggggacgttcgcaagacaacaaccatctgcacgaacagttcgacaacgtttgcagcagcacagactgtcagctcggagaccatggctgcggttacccttgacactgcatcacagaaaggatcgcctgcgatggtgtactcaacgacgaacctgcgtgcacgagtggtaaaacgtcattttttcgaatgaatccaggttctgtttacagcatcatgatggtcgcatccgtgtttggcgacatcgcggtgaacgcacgttggaagcgtgtattcgtgatcgccatactggcgtatcacccagcgtgatggtatggggtgctatcggTTACACGTtttggtcatctcttgttcgcattgacggcactttgaacagtggacattacatttcagatgtgttacgacccgtggatctacccttcattcgatccctgcgcaaccctgcatttcagcgggataatgcacgaccgcttgttgcgggTCCTgtgccggcctttctggatacagaaaatgttggattgttaccctggccagcacattctccatgtctctcaccaactgaaaacgtctggtcaatggtggccgagcaactggctcatcacaatacgccagtcactactcttgatgaactgtggtatcgtgttgaagctgcatgggcagctgtacctgtacacaccatccaagctctgtttgactcaatggccaggcgtatcaaggccgttattacggccagaggtggttgttctgggtactgatttctcaggatctatgacccaaattgcgtgaaaatgtaatcacatgtcagttctagtgtaatgtatttgtccaatgaatacccgtttatcatctgcatttcttcttggtgtagcaattttcagtaGTGTAGCtctacattgcctgcagcgcctctcgtgggcccATGATCATATGTTGgatcatagacgactggaaaaccatggcctggtcagagaaATCCCGTTTTCAGGCGGTAAGAGCTGATAGTgaggttcgagagtggcgcagactccacgaaggtatggacccaagttgtcaacaaggcactgtacaagctggtgatgacaccataaaggtgtgggctgtgtttacatggagtggactgcgttctctggtccaattgaaccaatcactgactggagATGGTcagttcggcttcttggagacgattttcagctgttcatggactttatgttcccataTCACATTGCGCCATCTCACCAGGCAACAATTGTTCCCGAGTGGTTGAAGAACATtggggacaattcgagcgaatgatttagccatccagattgcacaacatgaatcgcatcgaacatgtatgggacataatccaaaggccagtttgtgcacaaaatcataCACCGGTGACACATTTGCAgttgtggacagctatagaggaaACATGGcaaagtatttctgcaggggacttccagtgaattgttgagtccatgccacgtggagtgCAAAAtgtggtccgacaagatattaggaggtattgcaTGGCTAGTCACCTCAGTCTATGTTCTGTATGTTTAAGAGAAGCTCCAGTATTTTTGATATTTCTAAGATGTATGCGACTTTTGGAGAAGATTTGTGTGTTGACTCTTTAAACTGATTATTTTTCGCGTTATTTTAGATAAATTTCATCATCTGTGTGTGCATGTGTTTCCATGTTGGtcgggggttgtttgggggaagagaccaaactgcgaggtcatcggtctcatcggattagggtaggtcAGGGAAGGAAGgcagccgtgccctgtcaaagaaaccatccgggcatttgcctggagcgatttagggaaatcacggaaaatctaaaacaggatggcctggtgcgggattgaaccgtcgtccaaccgaatgcgagtccagtgtgctaaccactgcgtcacctcactcggtcTGTCCATGTTGTGGCacacaataaaatcaacattaaataaaagtaaatgggAAAGctgtgaaataaattttaaaaaaatggttcaaatggttctgagcactatcggactcaactgctgtggtcatcagtcccctagaacctagaactacttaaacctaactaacctaaggacatcctgcccgaggcaggattcgaacctgcgaccgtagcagtcgcacggttccggactgcgcggctagaaccgcgagaccaccgcggccggcaataaatttTAAAGTATTTCTACTAAAGAACACTGTGAATATCAAAATATATGTAATTTAGGCCATTTTATATTCTCATAAGATACTCAATTGTATTTAGCAGTTATTTTGCGCGAACATTGGTGAGGCATGAGGAGTACAATCCAGTTTGTAGTAAGATTCTCTCAGCGTGTTGTGATAGTAGGTGATTTGTGCAGTCCAGCCAGTTTTCATAGCAGTTTACCTGATTGGCTCAGCAGGAGCAGCTAATAGACAAATCCAAGGATATAAAAGCGTGAATGACTAGGGAAAAATTAGATCACTCTTAACGGAAAACTGAAGGGACCTTTCGAGAAAACAGAAGCAACTCTTTACATAACAAGATCCAACCAAGTACCAAGACAAGAATGGAAAGGTGAAACTGGAAGGAATTTATGAAGG from Schistocerca gregaria isolate iqSchGreg1 chromosome 10, iqSchGreg1.2, whole genome shotgun sequence harbors:
- the LOC126293236 gene encoding mucin-19-like; the protein is MQQLSAAAVAAALLLFVVAAHTSTDVTSSRREPRAAAEPGNKYLPPGAGTSGAGAREYLPPESPPKEAAGTGTKAEAEEGETTTATNGEASTSAAPEAAGNGAGEADKSSTTPAPKYLPPGPKYLPPANETEKSETTEGGAPAEGGAEDTSEAATEKPTGTEEKTEGDKPTGTEEKTETEKTSEAAEGAGEEPGKTTTPAPKYLPPGPKYLPPGNKYLPPENTTEAAKEGASSTEGPEMDEEASAGTTEAKEESASEETATEKASGGEGEKNATQSPGPKYLPPSGTYLPPDGKKPAGQAAGNGNNLGGEGNNGKAPDAGDAVGSGGSGPAKRPAVTYLPPYKGPPGTYLPPSNETASKNTTEEGGETASTTEAISEEATTLAEKEEGSTEASNGGTTSGGQGGSYQLQPPASYLPPATDAGASRKYVPPSGTGAGSRYRGNKYLPPGGPASASRKYLPPGGSRGGDRMAAAESRNMLIAVDPSDRATRARERLLKRARVASHSKTTKTESSDVDSAEDAPENEEQTPPSQITTTVQPPHSESTPADNSREATRTQLSDQSTTKHPPHRYRANIGVGKSVREPRKPVTSHETARVHITFSRKPAKPKPPQKPPVLEVFSLLESADDTEDEEEVSREILRPDPSREDAVFAVSSLPAPISDIDDAAPRRRSETLRRRISPQRTPEVIYDYDEDYVWEQLEVDEEEREAQLSSADNYFESQRSSPKQKGSARPRPELTQVYRKDLASPPKAPEEASPVFGVAGAIVDTAGFISRTAHPSFADRTDQPPTEHQPKSPEARLAFGIANAPLETAEFVSITPRPPAAVHHASRQQSYTEEAHSAHSISNTNRDTTRVVSSTPRPPASPHSANRPPTKYRPKTDEARPRYSVNDAGLDPPVFVSNPPQDSITPHHGSRPLSKYQLRPQQTRFAYSVSDTRFKSSETINSTPPPPTAIRSTSGPPTKYQPKTAEVRPTKRRFDALFEPPGFVNSGPHHPSGAQGINNPPIKYQPKAEEIKRTYSGTDATFSPPAFTGNGQHRNIVVQDINRPAAKYQLNAEEAHLTKSEVAEHLEPPGFINNKPHQLTGTQGANRQPAQYQPKAEDSLPTYNVADARLDSSRIISSTRHPPIVTHQTSKPLSKYQPKTVPKTQPRFHYHTRQYRAQRSATANPAPPGSAESHATVSRVRRSERDHEHDIQPRETVTTGNSLSLVQLLHSFFTANLRRSTEAPTHREPDSLASATSRSTGDAVEIQSSTVRYQGSPSTYHLTPSSQQPSSSPYQVSLNAQHLSTSSHEFYHGSSVTPNLLLDTATVTVPLDGLHSTVQSSSPLGRDTKAAARLTPHTQEAVHEDSYSTDSLQMEEQLGENENNPIPHSTDGSKTTLLPQSVRNKSGTHPLSSLIKSSRRENGCDASLIASTSNGSIVEQKKLPRDCRFAPRFPQRSIAARLRTRIIDNVKRNETLVKTGGSSSAAGETEANLEGAKNRSSLAQNHFGTKQSGSPYPIQDTNDKETDSTTESAASKARPKLNTRLSALLVQRSASQSIGESTSAEPRSTPRVERNRKFATNSTSEESRSPQLQASASQQHTTNSSVTRDGTRKKLPGNRRRTPALQRRHGTSDQLAFGVEAKAEVTSQSKFNRASGVDSEDGLLTGESQPPVTSGDRPRWLFVASSRKRGNTRKDIKKSNTAVDHSTKEVTVKSTSVPENAALSEAVSVDGDTTHDADADKTKAKVEHVEVSGRRKYSSIASKLQARRQGSNSDPRSLYLDEQGRSDVRSKNSKFSEKVEHTRRNEERVSSDSYYMTQQEAGVPGDEKPVLNTNLYNKKTGQSSHVRISFRNNAATTPRAPERGIVVSRPKLESAPRDIGDYSSEESAVTDTPYRTGILGEGLPTLSSNTGFTDNNEDREVRDFLDKYLPLILAQEGPEEKEGHVTTRGPEKGREDSRVSKLGLSRSNRKHPTRGHVWSDTIPEATYEIVSSTVVPAVTVFSPGREGDRRPRGFERNDFVTQLPATRDGKEPFVLNITEEPETDLEVESDCEGRSRFGRRGNCHTSEEAERGNDGKGGFTRPSSHVSRRFLHKKIAAHAKSATQSSKNDTAGRNPLEALLTRFRTGPRQQSPSGVSGGGAQETSSPVGSGQKVTDPSAETVTEAPLDVSTSKASIPEYYLPVESTASPSENIAQLIPLFSQSLSAPAVSSGFNLSPEEAVQFRDFLQLLPQSLQSALLSPDSTDNSASSYYPSGNTPDSQGSYSLSGQSSYQPEHTSKVKLNPPTNAFQLFQFQGPEPSFPEDSNLPQITSASAVNRAANFRASEILVPPPRDPVETSLLPVTFVPEATTHRSEETSGQFSQIQQTSHKSRTGQANGNVPRTDFSTKFGTEYTANIEGGRIRFGLFFPSTVAGPVI